One segment of Thermococcus sp. AM4 DNA contains the following:
- a CDS encoding TrkA family potassium uptake protein, which translates to MFVVIMGAGRVGYLVAKMLEEDGHDVTVIELDRRRAQDLSLEINGLVIMGDATDPKTLEEANIKQAHAFAALTGKDDANILACILAKNLNPNIYTALRISNPKNKRIFERVEDLKKYFNFIISPEEIAAEYISRNISTPGFDRVLFPREGAEIVRFEITPGSWVAGKTVKELNLPKDALIVAVYDKKGNLIIPSGDTRLPEEGSLIVFAKTGALDDVKELFERVEKRD; encoded by the coding sequence ATGTTCGTTGTGATAATGGGTGCCGGTAGGGTCGGCTATCTGGTTGCCAAGATGCTTGAGGAAGACGGCCACGACGTTACCGTTATCGAACTCGATCGGAGGAGGGCCCAGGATTTATCCCTCGAGATAAACGGGCTGGTGATAATGGGCGATGCCACCGATCCCAAAACCCTTGAGGAGGCCAACATAAAGCAGGCCCACGCCTTCGCGGCCTTAACGGGAAAGGACGACGCCAACATACTCGCCTGCATACTCGCCAAGAACCTGAATCCAAACATTTACACCGCCTTGAGGATAAGCAACCCCAAGAACAAGAGGATCTTCGAGAGGGTTGAGGACCTCAAGAAGTACTTCAACTTCATAATCTCGCCGGAGGAAATAGCGGCGGAGTACATCTCGCGCAACATCTCAACCCCGGGCTTTGACAGGGTTCTGTTCCCGAGGGAGGGGGCCGAGATAGTTCGCTTTGAGATAACCCCCGGGAGCTGGGTCGCTGGGAAGACCGTCAAGGAGCTCAACCTTCCGAAGGACGCGCTCATCGTCGCCGTCTACGACAAGAAGGGCAACCTCATAATACCCTCCGGTGACACCAGGCTTCCGGAGGAGGGTTCCCTCATAGTCTTCGCCAAAACGGGCGCCCTCGACGACGTGAAGGAGCTGTTTGAGAGGGTGGAAAAAAGGGACTAG
- a CDS encoding preprotein translocase subunit SecD has protein sequence MARKKGVKALLLNWRVLLLILFLIGSIVSISTKGLTYGIDIGGGVALIAEPEKPVSKDTLNGIITSLQNRLNTFGVKDITIEAQHDPETGQSLIVVKVANVTLDEAKQIKDLIESQGVLYFEFNGVVFATGADVTVHSSDYGLDLQQCPTCWYVGFELSGKAQERFKEVASGKLGWPIDIYLDPPVNSLLVVSPRVYQEMNSQDFMGEPEPGTGTPKPLVERLKEAFNITVIEYQNQSAEEIVDNATALGKDKIILADVPEKLYTEVKDLVVSRNLNLRVSYYSLQQGEDLKDFVKRILNLYGPYVLRFNPAEGGATRLKLSGSAPTKEEALQEAKKIYSVLRSGSLAVKLHVVSEEYISPTLGASFKEQAAIAGIGALIAVLLIVYFHYRRWKIAIPVASTSLFEVTIILGIAALIRWNLDLPSIAGIIAAIGTGVDQQIVITDELLGGAMGGVTRRMSALRRMARAFFVIFASATTTIVAMSFLLVYFVGTLKGFAFTTILGVLIGVLVTRPAYAEIAKYLLSLE, from the coding sequence ATGGCCCGCAAAAAAGGTGTTAAAGCCCTGCTCCTCAACTGGAGGGTTCTCCTGCTCATACTGTTCCTCATCGGCTCGATAGTTTCAATATCAACCAAGGGGCTAACCTACGGTATCGACATAGGCGGTGGAGTTGCCCTCATAGCCGAACCCGAGAAGCCGGTCAGCAAGGACACCCTCAACGGCATAATAACCTCCCTCCAGAACAGGCTGAACACCTTCGGTGTCAAGGACATCACCATCGAGGCCCAGCACGATCCCGAGACTGGGCAGAGTTTGATCGTCGTCAAGGTGGCGAACGTCACCCTCGACGAGGCGAAGCAGATAAAGGATCTCATCGAGAGCCAGGGTGTTCTGTACTTTGAGTTCAACGGCGTTGTCTTCGCAACAGGTGCCGACGTTACGGTCCACTCGAGCGACTACGGCCTTGACCTCCAGCAGTGCCCCACCTGCTGGTACGTCGGCTTTGAGCTGTCCGGAAAGGCTCAGGAGAGGTTTAAGGAGGTGGCCTCTGGTAAGCTTGGGTGGCCGATTGATATTTACCTCGACCCGCCGGTGAACTCGCTCCTCGTTGTCTCGCCGAGGGTTTACCAGGAGATGAACTCCCAGGACTTCATGGGAGAGCCTGAACCGGGCACTGGAACTCCGAAACCGCTCGTTGAGAGGCTTAAAGAGGCGTTTAACATTACGGTAATTGAGTATCAGAACCAGAGTGCTGAGGAGATCGTTGATAACGCCACGGCCTTGGGCAAGGATAAGATCATCCTCGCCGACGTTCCGGAGAAACTGTACACCGAGGTTAAGGATCTGGTGGTTTCGAGGAACCTGAACCTCAGGGTTTCCTATTACAGCCTTCAGCAGGGTGAGGACTTGAAGGACTTCGTCAAGAGGATCCTCAACCTCTACGGGCCCTACGTCCTGAGGTTCAACCCGGCCGAGGGCGGCGCAACCAGGCTCAAGCTCAGTGGAAGCGCGCCCACAAAGGAAGAAGCTTTACAGGAGGCCAAGAAGATATACAGCGTTCTCAGGAGCGGCTCTCTGGCAGTTAAGCTCCACGTGGTCAGCGAGGAGTACATCTCTCCAACCCTCGGGGCGAGCTTCAAGGAGCAGGCGGCCATAGCGGGAATCGGCGCGCTCATAGCCGTGCTCCTCATAGTCTACTTCCACTACAGGCGCTGGAAGATAGCCATTCCCGTTGCAAGCACGAGCCTCTTCGAGGTCACGATAATCCTCGGTATCGCTGCCCTCATCCGCTGGAACCTCGACCTTCCGAGTATAGCCGGTATCATCGCGGCAATAGGTACTGGAGTTGACCAGCAGATCGTCATCACCGACGAGCTCCTCGGCGGAGCGATGGGAGGGGTAACGAGGAGGATGAGCGCCCTCAGGAGGATGGCCAGGGCGTTCTTCGTTATCTTCGCCTCGGCAACGACCACCATAGTGGCAATGAGCTTCCTGTTGGTCTACTTCGTCGGAACGCTCAAGGGCTTCGCCTTCACGACAATACTGGGCGTTCTCATAGGAGTCCTCGTTACGAGGCCGGCATACGCCGAAATAGCCAAGTACCTGCTCTCGCTCGAGTGA
- a CDS encoding protein translocase subunit SecF, producing MGTKKQKTKKKPSDEILETKRKRLSFLVRMEPRKMILYPLVVFLVAALILVVHFPEKGIDLKGGVVITVYHVSASPNELASYVKEKTGIDVRAEEFKDPITGLSGIRLYAPAGTDPDKISNVIKLKYKDADITPRVVDPTFGKIAQKQGIKAVAYAFIGMAIVVFLFFRDPVPSGTIIFSAFSDMVIALAIMGLLGIKLTTATIAALLMLIGYTVDSNILLTTRLLRRKEDTIEDAYLSAVSTGFTMSTTTLGALFILWLVSTSEVIDSITTVLIFGLLADFMNTWIFNAGVLRWYIASPFKFSIKLRRGK from the coding sequence ATGGGAACCAAGAAGCAGAAAACTAAGAAGAAACCCTCCGATGAAATACTCGAGACAAAGCGGAAACGGCTCTCCTTCCTCGTGAGGATGGAACCGCGGAAAATGATCCTTTATCCGCTCGTCGTGTTTTTAGTGGCGGCTTTGATTCTGGTCGTCCACTTCCCGGAGAAGGGCATAGACCTCAAGGGCGGTGTGGTTATAACCGTCTACCACGTTTCGGCGTCTCCCAACGAGCTCGCGAGCTACGTTAAGGAGAAAACTGGAATAGACGTTAGGGCAGAGGAGTTCAAGGACCCTATAACCGGCCTGTCTGGAATAAGGCTTTACGCCCCCGCTGGAACCGATCCAGACAAGATCTCGAACGTCATAAAGCTGAAGTACAAAGATGCGGACATAACGCCCAGGGTCGTTGATCCGACATTCGGAAAGATCGCTCAGAAGCAGGGCATCAAGGCCGTTGCCTACGCCTTCATAGGAATGGCGATAGTCGTCTTCCTGTTCTTCCGCGATCCCGTTCCGTCAGGCACGATAATCTTCTCGGCCTTCTCGGACATGGTTATCGCTTTGGCCATAATGGGGCTCCTTGGAATAAAGCTCACCACCGCCACCATAGCCGCGCTGCTGATGCTCATAGGTTACACCGTCGACAGCAACATCCTCCTGACGACCCGTTTGCTGAGGAGAAAGGAGGACACGATTGAAGACGCCTACCTGAGCGCGGTCTCGACCGGTTTCACGATGAGCACGACCACGCTGGGTGCCCTCTTCATCCTGTGGCTCGTCTCGACCTCCGAGGTCATCGACAGCATAACCACGGTCCTCATCTTCGGCCTCCTCGCCGACTTCATGAACACATGGATCTTCAACGCCGGCGTGCTGAGGTGGTACATAGCCAGTCCCTTCAAGTTCTCCATAAAGCTCAGGAGGGGTAAATGA